AAAGAACATTTTAGTGTAATGATATGCAATTAagataacaaaaaatataatagTAACTATGTGGTGTAAATTCGTCTTTTTTCAATTATGTTTTGTGTTCAATTCCTCTAATTGACATTagtattaatatttatatttgttaaCTCAACAAATGAGCCAAGTTCGAGCTTACGAGCCACTTAAACGAGTCAAGCTCGAACTTACGAGCCACTTAAAtaagccgagctcgagctcgcgagCTTATTATCGAACATTTTTGcgaaattaaatttttgagctcaaaatcgagcttgagcttggctagatatgattaaaaaatgaaCTCAAACTAGCTTTTTATCGAGCCGAGTTTCGAATAACTCGCAAACAGTTTAGTTCATTTGCATCTCTAAGTATGATGGCTGGATTATAGAATTTGAGAGGCCTAAATTTTTTTGGtcaatataatgaaattaaaatttaaaattctaatAGAGTAGGTCTCATGTGAGATAATCTGTGAAACGAATTGATCATATTTGTAtttgaaatgaaaaataatacttttcatgAGTCAATTCGGATAAGAGATCTGCCTCATAAAATTGACATGTAAGAcgatttcataaaatttttgtGTTGACATGTGAGACGGATCTTATAAAATTTTTGTGTTAAAATAAGGTATAGACCTATTTTAGCTGAATTAACAAACAAAATCTAATGAGTAGGAATAGCAACGAGGCGGGGCAGATGTATCATCATCATCTCCATCCTCGAATTCTATTCCCGCCCTAGCTTTTTTGCGTTCGACAAATCCTCAAATTCGAACTTGAACCAGCGGAGATCAAATTCTCATCatcgtttcaaaaatattaatgggGCGAAGAGAATCTCgaacttattattattaatgataatattaatattaatatcaatattatttaaatatttttattaatattttcaaaaaataataatattattatagtattaatattaataataacaatattatTTTCGGAACAAGTTTAGGAATGAAGTTAGTATCCATATACTCATCCCGAATTATTTTGAGGATTCATGTATTAACAAAGAAGtggaataaaaaataaaacgaGAGAGCTGGaaagaataaaacaaaaacGGTTCACCGACAGGTGCCACAGGTACAAACATCTTCCCAACTAGTAGTAAGGTATATGCCTAATTGATAGGCACAATTTTTGTGTGTAGATCATATATacaacaaataatatatactATTATTTATTTACACATAGAAAACTTgtttttttaatagaaaaatcttgtaaatttttttaatatttaaaacaaaaGAATCAAGTCCTTTTATATTACTTTCCAACACATAGTAGACAAAATATCAACAAGTAGATCTCATATTAGATAATTTTACGGATCTATATCCGCGAGACAAGTCGACCCTATTCATAATCGGAGTGAAGCATAATactttgatataaaaattaacATTTCTCCATAAATCAGGTCGAGCATgtgacatgtctcacaaaatagaTTGATGAGACactctcataaaaatttttgtGAACACGAAATGTCTAGTCGTCATTTACAACATtctcagattttttttttctaagttttaaaaaaagaacTAATATActtatgttaaaaataaaaatttacggtaaaaagtaaaaatctcaaactcacaaaataaattaaagtacacacttttataaaattttctctattcaattgtgtttttcttcacaaaatGAGAGacttatttatagaatttctttggaaaaaatccaaaaaataaatacatcattacatacatcgtcacacattaattttcaatatttacaactcttattttctacactcaatctcttattttcaacactcccctttgtgatgatgatcatgacaCAATGATTGTCTTTATTACGTATTTTCATATTGTCTCGTTAAAaatcttactaggaaaaacccattgggataaaaattaTAGTAAGAGAAAAAGattgcagtcacgtaaactccccttCATGTTAACACGAatgattcttcacaaatttcgtagattgtgaatcccaatattatatatatgctttctaaATATTATCGTAGGAAGTGTATTTGTGAAGAGATTTGATGAGATTTCACTTGACTGAATGTGACGAATATCAATATCCTTATTCTAAACTTAGGGAGAATATGTTTAGTTATGTCGCTTTTAATGTATCCTTTTTTAATTTGAGTAACACATGCAACATTTATCTTcttatagtatcacaggcttcttgtcgaatgataatccacatgagatttggatatgttctGTCATTGAATTTAGCCATACACagtcacgacttgcttcatgtagtgcaataatctcggcgtgatttgatgaagttgttacgagtttTTTGTTTCTCTGAATGCCAATAAATTGCAgcgcctccacgagtaaatacatatccggtTTGAGAACGTGCCTTATGTGGATCAGATAAATACCCAGCATtagcataaccaattatgctTTGATTGATATCTTTTTAATACAAAAATTCCAAGTCTATCATTCCTCGTAGATAactgaatatatatttaattctgTTCCATTGTCTATTTGTTAGATAtgagctaaatcttgccaataaatttacagtaaaagatatatcaggtcttgtacaattcgaagatacataagggcaccaatagcacttagatattgtatttctggaccaagaataacaTCACCATCTTCACATGAACGGAATggatcattttctatgtttaatgatctaacaaccattagagtacttaaaggatttgatttatccatattaaaatgtttaaggaacTTTTCTCTATAATTTGACAggtgaacaaatatttcacattctttttgttcaatttgcaaaCACAAAAAATACTTTGTTTCTGAGCAGCTCTTTATACCTCTCCCAAGCTTCATACAGTTTCTCAAACTCATTATGTCTAAATTTGCTGATATCGATCTTGAGTTGAGCAGACTTGGCTGCCGGTAAGTATTTTACCAAAAAATTTGCAGCCAAGTCCTCCCAAGTAGTTATGGTTTCCCAAAGGTAAACTTTGCAGCCAACTCCTCGCATTATCCCTGAGAGAAAACGGAAACAAAGTAAGACTAATAATATCTTCAAAAATACCATTTATCTTACCGTGTATATAATCTCcaggaatgttctgagatgcaTATGAGATCTGCAGTAACTGCTCCCCCAAATTGGTTTTGCTGAACCACATTTATCAGTGTAGGCTTCAGCTCGAAATTGTTTGCATTTATAGTCCCTCGAGCTATCCAGAATAATGAATATTGGTCACTGGTCTGAAGTGATCTCAGATTGGCACCACCGGAGGAGGTTGATTTTCATTATTCTCTCTGTTATCAGTCATTGCTTTAACTTCCTCTCGCCTCGCTTTTCTCAATCTCCTAGCTGTTCTTTTGATTTCAGAATCAAATAAAGCAAGTCAAGACACTGCGATCTTTGCAAAAACTACACAGAAGAGAACCAGATtagtgaataaataaataataataaaaatctaaattaaagtctagactaattggtagcGATactaatattaaaattaattagagCAATCCACAGCAAcgacgccaaaaacttgttgctgTATTTGCTACTCGTAAGGGTACGATGTCAACTTATAGTACTCGGTAGAGCACGGATGTCGATCCCACAGGGAgtgtaatttaattataaattaagtACCACAATTAGAATAACTAgtctttatttagaaaattcacTAGATTGTTTGTTGTTAATTATGAACTAAAATTAAGGAAAGTGAGCAATCGTTTTAAAATCAGCGAGAATAAGATACTAGAGGTATGATTTCACTTGGTCTTCACTATATTAAATTATCATTGACTTCAACATTTATAATTTCAATGCGTTTACTACCCAAGAATTCTTGCATATTGTACTCCATTTTCCAAATGGTGCGTATAAATCAATTATCTAAAGTCAATTTCAAAATCCTTATAAACAATCaaaccataaacaatttcaaTTGCACAATAATTCTTTTAATGGATTCGTAGGAGTTATCGGCCTTCCGAGCCCTATAAACACCAACGATATATTTTCCTACGGTCCTATTCAAAACCCCCTCTCCCAAGTGATAGATCCCAAATAAATAAGACGATTCAAAATATTGATCAAGTGATTGGACACAATAAAAttcagaaaatataaataaataagaagAAATTCGCATATATAAgtcaaaaattcataaataaatattcgaCCAAGATACACCATCCTCTAGATTAAAGAAATTAGTTTATAACGGAAAAACGATAAAACAAATTCATGTTTTCCAACATCACTAACATAATAAAATTAAGTAAAAAGAAGGGAAGAAGAAGGGAATCAGAATTGCGACTCCATCCCTTGTAGATGCGCTCTTCCTCTTCGTTTTTCGTTCTCGCTCTTTGGATTTTTTGTGTGTGACTGCGGCTTCCTTTTCTGTCCTTTCGGATCTATCTCATGTTCCAGGGTTTTTCTCCCTTTTTATATACGCGTGGAGGCTAGGGTTGTATTTATGCACGCCTCTTGCGCGCGGGTGCTCCAGAACCGGCGCCACTGCCCGCAAGCTTCTGGATTTTTTCTTCAGCTCTGCGCACGCGGCTACACGTGATCTAGCGCTGCTGCACGCGTTCTTCTGTCTTCCTTTTGGCATGATGTTGCTGCATGTACACCATTTTGTCCCTTCTTGCATTGACACTCAAAACGACTCAAAAATGCATAACTCTGTTCGAAACTAACACAATTCATGCCTATGAATTGAGTAATATACGTGCAAACATATGCCCTCATCACATTGCAAACATGCAATTGAATCTGACAATCTGGAAGTCGATACTCATTGACAAACATTATATCTTATTCCGACCAAGCATCGTaataaaacaaattaaaacTTTGTTGCACACCAATAAAACCTACTTGATTTGTATTCCGCTGGTGAAGAAAATCAACTCTAATTATGTTAATGTCAACCTGAGCTTCGAACTTACTATCCAAACAAGCTGAATTTCAAGCTATGCGACCAACGATGCCAATGGATATCAAATTCAAGAGATTTAATGAAATCACTCCTGAGCTTTACGAAAATGAACACCAACGTAAGCTTCATCTTCAAACATCATTTCGAAATGTTTTCAAAACAATGGTTCATCAACTTTGTGAAAACTTTGCAGAAATAATTGGTTTTGTCAAGAACGGACGAGACTGATGATTAGAACAATTGGACATTTAAGAAAAATCGTCATGTTAGTCATGATAAACAATGACTAAATACACCTAAAAAAATTCTTATCTTTGCTACTGTACTTTACCCATTTTCTGCCGCAATGGTTAAATTTTCAACAGGTACGAGACTATAAATATTAGATTGTGGGATGATTTAGCTTTCAATGAAGGCCAACTGATGAAAAAATGAGGCTCATGCACTTATTGTGGCTACTTGCAATCTCAGAATGCAAACACACTATAGTCTATCTCATTTTTACTTTAGTTACATCATCGCTTATCTGGTGGCTATTTAATTACATcgtaaaaacacaaaaaattatatCCAAAATTCTACGTACTTTCACACATTCTTCAGCATTTATGCTGACCCTTGTTCACCTGTAGCAAATTTGCACTCTCGAAATATTCTGCATGAAACCATTAAAGAGCATAAAATAAGACATGAACAAAATAACTAAATATTCTCTCTTTTTTAGAACTACTATTATGTTTGGGAGACAATAAAGAGGATCGAAAACAATTCTTCTTTGTTTTATGATGTGTGCAACCATTGTTACAAATAATTAGCCATAAAAACAACCAGTGGAATGTCTTGCCTTGACTGTACAAATATATCCATTTAGATAGTTTCAAGATTTTAAGTAACTCTACTTTCGATCTTTGTTAAATATATCTTAATGACTACGTATAGTGATGCACCTATTACATACCCTCTCAAGTATAAACTTACTGTGTTGATTGAAGATGGAACTGGAATTGCAAGAGTAGTAACTATGTTTGGGGAAATTGTCACATTGTTAATTGGTCGTCCTGttgaagaatacatcaaaatCAGCAATCATAGgcaaaaatacatataaattaaGATTAATTGTTTACTACTCAGTGgagaaaaaatcatttttaccACATCTTGCAAGTGTATAATCTAATGCAATATATCTCACATATGGTGTAGGGTATATAGgctgggaaaaaataccgaattttcggtataccgagattACCGTACCGAaacaataccgaattttcggtataccaaaGATTTCGGTACAATAAAGTAAAGATACCGAATTTTTAGGTACGGTAACtgtatgaaatttgaaaatttcggtGTGTATCGGAAtaccaaaataatatataaaatttttaaaatatataatattttaaaacaataaatataaaaaatttaagaaatataaGGTTTTTTGGGTATAAAACAGTCTATGTCGATGTCGTACCGAAATCTTGGTATACCGTAAAATTTCGATACGATCTGTATGGTAGTTATACGTACGTTTTCTGTATAATATCAGTATAAAATTTGTTTATACCGTAATTATCGATACGGTACAATACAATATACCACCCTAAAGACATCGATGATATAATTAGCCACAAGAAAAAGGGCCATATATTTCAGTTAAAATTGGATAGGACCGTCACTAACAGTGAAGACATGGTTTCAATAATTGTTGAAAGCGTTCGAAAACATGCACGCTTCACTCCAACAATATCTaaacaaaaaatcaaatatCATTAGGAAAGCTAAATAATGTCAGCAAAGAAGTATCAAAGAGCTACCTTCCACATCTTCGAAGAGAAACATTCCCGCTTGAAGTGAAACACACGACACTACTATTGAAATAAAGGATGATGAGCTTCTTGAGGAGTATAGAAAGCGAATTAAGAGACGGATTGCATGCAACAAAAAAGTGCTACCATGATGAACAAATAAGGGAAACATTTAGACATTTCTCATTGTATTATCAACACTCGTTTCACTGTTTTTAAGTATTCGTTTCACTTTTTAAGCAACTACTTTCTCGCTTTTTTGCCTGAATTTGACATATCACATAATATAATTAGTTATATGTAATTTTGATTTCACCGTCTAAAATAATTCGATTTCATTACTATCACACCTGCAACTCACACGTTCATCGTCGTagtatatataagtatataaataaaatacataCAAAATGGTAGAAAatgttaatgcattaaaatccatccaaactctGCGGATGAGAGACGTTCCCTCTCTTCCTCCTtcctcacaatcataatccctCCAGTGttctatatatacacacacacaatccCCAAAAATATTCCAATATCAGCGGAGGCTCGTTTTCTTGCTTACCTTTTCCAGCAAAAATGAGCCCCTCCACAATCCTCGCCATCTCGGCCGTGCTCCTCCTCTCGACCGCCACCTCCGCCTTCAATGTCACCCGAATCCTCAACCAATACCCTGATTTCAGCGAGTTTAATGGCCTCCTCACCAAGACCGGTCTCTTCGCAGATATAAACAGCCGTGCGGCCATCACCGTGCTTGCCCTCACCAACGACCATATTGCAGAACTCGCAGGCAAGCCCGAGGATGTTCAGAAGCGTCTGCTCAGTACCCACATTGTGTTGGATTATTACGATATCTTGAAACTCAACAAGCTTAGGGATACAAAGACAATTCTCACCACACTTTATCAGGTCCATATTTTTAGTTTTAATTGTTAAACTCCAATGATCTAAAGAAGGatactaaataatatatttgaggTTCATGAAAAATGATTAGACCCTCCCCACCCGACGTGCATTGAAATATTATTGGAGCGCATGAATTGACCAATTAAAGATGGTTTCATTTTATATATCTAAGTTTAATTTAGCTTGGAATAACCCGAAAATCATAACTTTTGTTGCTGTCTATAGTCCACCGGTGTTGCCGATGACATGCAAGGGTTCCTCGACGTTATCCACAAGGCGGACGGGAGCATCGTCTTTGGCTCAGCCATGAAAGGCGCCCCACACGACATCAAAGTGTTGGGCTCCGTCGCTTCACAGCCATACAATATCTCCGTTCTCAGCATTTCTAAACCCATTTTCGCACCAGGAATCGACGGCTCCTACAAGCCAGTTTCAGCACCGCCCCCGAAAGCTGCTGCTGCTCCAGCCAATAAAGTGCCTCCTCCTGCTGTTGCTGAAAGCCCCGAGGAAGAGGTGGCCGATGCTCCCGCTGAAGCTGACGGCCCTGTGGCTTCCGACGCTCCTGCTAATGCTCCTGCGGCTGACGCACCTGCCGATGCTCCGGTGGCTGACGGCCCGTCTGCTGATGCCAATGATCAACCCAAACCCAAAAGCGCAGCGGGGAAACATGTGATTTCCGGCATGTCTCTTGGGTTCGTGGTAGCGTTGGCTTCATTACTTGTAATTCATTAAATTAAAGTATTGGTTGTTAAGGATCGATAATTTAATGAGAATTTTGTGGGATATTTGTTTTGAATACATCATTGAGAAAATtcaaatagatttttttttaaaaaaaaattgtcgtTTAGAGTTCTTACAAGCGATTATCAATTTTATACTTATGTTTTGCACGCATgagtatatatatttaatgattttattttgcATAGCTTTTATAACAATTATATATCTTCGACATAGAAAGGGATATATACACAGCTAAGAATTTtgagtctttttttttttttttgctctttTCGAAAATGACCATCATTTATCTTAAAAACATGTAGTTTGTACTCCATCTAATATTATCCGATGCATATGTGAATTAGCAACTAGTATATATAATGGAGATGAAGGATTTTTCTATTGGAGTATCGTTTTTCGCACACAAAGCACaatgaagtttaaaatttttaattttcacgTTTAAAACGTTCCTTGAACGTCATATGATTTAAACTATTCATAAGGTGTATAGATCTGATTTACCTTTATATATATACCACATGCTCTAACTATTTTGGGTTTTAAGCGGATATAACCCTTCTTATAAATCTATACGAACATATATTAATTCTCATTCGATTCAAATCATGTCAACGATCAGAAACTTTGTAAATCGTATAGATTGCATTAGAGATCTAAACGAAGTTTGTGTCGAGATTGAATAGCCGAAATTTCATAAATCTAGCAGCATAGGGGCGGCGACGCAGTGGAAGGATGGTGGCCGAAATATTTTCTCCAAAATATAGGGGTGACTGATTTTCCTTGTGAGGAGAGGGAgagaagagaaaaaattttatggacaaaatttgagtaggtctcttgtgagacggtctcacgaatctttatttgtgagacttgtcaaccataccgatattcacaataaaaagtaatactcttagcataaaaagtaatatttttcatggatgacccaaataagatatctgtctcacaaaatacgacccgtgaaaccgtcccacacaagtttttatgtaaaatttatgttattttgTATAACccttaatgaaatatttataagttttaatttatgatataatAAGAAATCCTACTTGAATTATGATACAATAGTTACATTATTCAAAATCTCTCATATATCTATTTTCTACTCTTGAATATAtatttatctgtatatccacatatatatatgatatatataacttttatttacttactcaattaattaattaatctattcTAGACTATTTTATAATGTTTTATGAGAATTTTACACTTAGTAGTtatcaaaattaatattattatttaattaaaagattctaaatttactaaataaataattgtgaactcgTTATAATCTCGATCGATGATAAGACAGTGCCGATGTGTCAAAGGTACACTTCTCGCAACCAAAACGTAGAAAATaaactggctctgataccattgttGGAGTACCGTTTTTTCGCACCCAAAGTGTagtggaagtttaaaaattttaattttgacgTTCAAAGCGTTTCTTGGACgacatatgatttaaaatactcATAAGACGCTAGATCTGATTTATCTTTTATGTATTTAAAGTTGACTCtaattatttctatttttaaGTGAATATAATATTTCTTGTAGATTTATATGAATGCATCTTTCTCTTTCTTCCATCATCAAATTACTCTATGATCAAACTACAGTCGTAAAACAGATGAGGATGTGCTAAACAACTAGAGATGAGCTGAAGTTGGTGATATGCTATGGAGTTAGGGATGAGCTAAGGAGCCGATGATGTGGTGACGAGCTAGAAATGTGCTAAAGAGTTGTGGATGTGCCCAGAAGTTAGAAGTATGAAGTACATGACCAATGAAATTAACAAGAGTGAAGGCCTACCCCTATCAAGAGAGCTTCTAGCTGTTGTCTCGGCGGCGCGTGTGTTATTCGCCTGTGGTCCCCTACCAAACATATGTGGTCCGCATATtgttatataataaatactaggtttgaaaattttcatttgttAATGACTACTCTCATTTTCAAGGATGACTTAACTAAAGTGTTCATATTTTTCGTCTCTAAATTGAGCGTTGGAGAAACTTTGTCGAGAAAATCTCTCGACCTCCTTCTAACATTCCGTTCTTGATTTCAGGCTGGCCGTGGTTGGAAACTGTGACTCGGGTCAGTTCAGGTCTCGGAAAAGAACCATGCAATTTTAGTGAGTAAGAGTTATAATAAATAGATTCATAAGATTCGAGTTGATTAACCATTTTTGAGTTATAAATATCGTGATAGCTAGTTTGGAATAAAATGTATGAAATGGGTAGAATTGTTGGAATACATTTCGCTTTTTTTAGTAGAATTTTTGCATTTTGCAGAAATGAAATCCCCATAAAATTTCTGATATCTTTGCATTTATGTCTAGGTAAAATATCCCGAGTGGTTggaaaattgattaattgatatcCGATTTTTCTATCCTCCTCCGCCCCATAGTAGTGGTCGGACAGTTCATGGAGGAGGCTGGTCGAAAGTATATCAGCAATCGTTTCTTTGATCTGTTTTTATAATTATTCTTAATGGCCATTACCTGTTTGTTGAAATGTTTTCATGTTTTTCCTTCATATAATATAATTGACTCCCGCTGATTCACATGTCTTCAAATGCCAACATATGACGAAGAAAAACAGCAATGGAGAGCGATGAGTTGGAAAACAGATTTTctgaaagaaaataaaattcgtGCCTCCATCAGTGACAATTGACAAACTCCCTCCACCCATGTGGGTTTTAACTTCCTTTTGCTCCTTCCCACTAACTCTGTTACATTTCCCATTTTCCATTTTCTGTGACACTTTGTGCCATGCTCTACATTTGCTGGCTTGGCTGATTTCCTTGCTGTTTTGCTCATATGATAACTGATGTTTGGGACGAAACATGATTTTCTTTAAAGTTGCagtatttattaattattgtcTATAAATTTTGACTAATGTCATTCAATCATACGCAATGTCATCTTCGATCTTTGCAACATTTCCAGCTGAGAAATATGGAAGAAGTGACTACCAAGTTCAGGGAGAATTTTATACAAGAATTAGATCAAGAAGGTACAGTACCAACCCCACAGTTGAGTACAAAATGTCACCGATAGAGTAAGCTACAATATGTCTAGCTCAGTTAGTTAACTGCCTGTGCTGAGGTTGagattatttgatcattatcaTTTTGATTAGCTAGCTCAATTTCCGGACTTCTTGTCTTAGATGCTTCTCCTTGTTTATTTGCTATTGGATTATCCACTGAATTCCCCTGATCTCCTTGAAAATTTGTGGTCTGCCCTCTTGGACTTGAGAAAATTGGACTTGGTGGTTCATTAGTAGGCAGAGAAGCCAAAACGAAATCTGATGGACTTACATGATGATTTTGAGGTGATGAATACATTGCCATGCCCATTGAGTCGTCCCTACATTTATTGTCTTTCTCTATAAGTCTAGAGTTCCTGAACGTATGAGAAGAGAGATCTTTGTTGTCGAACCTTCGAAGTAACTCAGCCATCTTTTTCCATATTGTCGATTCAGGATCAGACCATTCTACGACATGCCAATGTTCACGAAGGAACATGACCACATATATCATAAAGACTAatatttcaattattcctaCAATTAAAAAGAGCCCCCAAAAACTTCTGAGCCCGAGACTTTTTTGTGAATTCAAGGTGCTAGGGTCTGGACAGTTGGTCTTTCCTGAAAACCACTTTCTCTCAATTTCCACTATCTTTTTACTCTCCGTGACATTTAAAATTGCTCTTGAAACATCATGTACTAGAGGCGAACCAATTGGGAAGACCTGCACagtacaaaaatgaaaaattttgaaACTGGATAGACTTGTGCAAGACTTCTTATAAATCGCAATAGTGGAAAGAAGGATGAAGAGGGCAAGGAAGGAGGGTCACTTACAAAGCCAAAGCCGCCAGCCTTATATGTGGGATCAACCATGATGTATTTTAAGCAGTATTTAGAAAGGAACAATTTTATGTATGGGATCTCATGAAAAGCTGCAGCTATACCACCATTTTCACTTCCTTTGGAGAGAAGTCTATCCATTTCTTCTGGAGAGTTAAATTCCACAATTCTGGAATCATTGAAATTCAAGTGTTTCAGATATTCTAATATGAATGATCCTTTATTATATCCCACATAATCCTTGTTTTCAAGAAGCATGTTGACATCTGTGACCTTCGGCTGCAGCTTTTGAACTGTTAACATGGAGGCAAGACTGGCAGTATAACTTTGGGTTAGTATAAGAACCACCAAGAACCATATGATCAGCACAAACCTAGCCAAGTTGCTTATCACCCTCTCCTCTACAAAACAATGTAAGTGGTGAGTACAAGACTTAAATATTATATCATCTTTTATGTTATAAATCATGTAACTAAATGATCAGTAATGAACCCGTTCCCCAT
This window of the Primulina tabacum isolate GXHZ01 chromosome 4, ASM2559414v2, whole genome shotgun sequence genome carries:
- the LOC142541526 gene encoding fasciclin-like arabinogalactan protein 3 — its product is MSPSTILAISAVLLLSTATSAFNVTRILNQYPDFSEFNGLLTKTGLFADINSRAAITVLALTNDHIAELAGKPEDVQKRLLSTHIVLDYYDILKLNKLRDTKTILTTLYQSTGVADDMQGFLDVIHKADGSIVFGSAMKGAPHDIKVLGSVASQPYNISVLSISKPIFAPGIDGSYKPVSAPPPKAAAAPANKVPPPAVAESPEEEVADAPAEADGPVASDAPANAPAADAPADAPVADGPSADANDQPKPKSAAGKHVISGMSLGFVVALASLLVIH